Proteins encoded together in one Pseudomonas arsenicoxydans window:
- a CDS encoding IS4 family transposase: MNRRRQILQHQQQRFHRHASDCDAYAFFNLLTAPELLQRVESALPEYRERLFPPTETLSMFLAQAMSADRSCQNAVNDLSIKRFCGGMKPNSTRTGAYCKARKRLPVEMVSTLVRHTGASISDNAPSSWRWMGRPVRLVDGTTVSMPDTAANQGAYPQSRSQNVGVGFPLCRVVGIVCLSSGAVLDAALGRFRGKGGDEQTLLRSMLDTLKTGDILLGDAYYATYFLLCELQRRGIDGVFEQYGARRRSTDFRLGQSLGSEDHLIELKKPERRPPWMSQAHYEQAPERLTVRELKAGGKTLVTTLHCPRQTPKTALKSLYKGRWHVELDLRNLKATLGLGKLSCKTPGMAVKELWVYLLAHNMIRMLMAQSALLADCLPRELSFKHSLQLWLALRQYGSPEEENGLSNLLTLIAQRRVGNRPGRIEPRAIKRRPQAYPLLTKPRRSARADVRKNGHAKHVK, encoded by the coding sequence ATGAATCGTAGACGTCAAATTCTCCAGCATCAACAGCAACGTTTTCATCGACACGCTTCGGACTGCGATGCCTATGCGTTTTTCAATCTGCTCACTGCGCCCGAACTGTTACAGCGCGTCGAGTCTGCACTGCCGGAGTATCGGGAGCGCCTGTTTCCGCCGACTGAAACGCTGTCCATGTTTCTGGCTCAAGCGATGAGTGCCGACCGTTCCTGCCAGAACGCCGTCAACGACTTGTCCATCAAGCGGTTTTGTGGCGGCATGAAGCCCAACAGCACTCGCACGGGCGCCTACTGCAAAGCCAGAAAACGCCTGCCTGTGGAAATGGTTTCCACGCTGGTCAGGCACACAGGTGCTTCGATAAGTGACAACGCACCCTCGTCGTGGCGCTGGATGGGACGGCCTGTGCGGCTGGTGGATGGCACGACGGTCAGCATGCCCGACACAGCGGCCAATCAGGGTGCCTATCCGCAGTCACGCAGTCAGAATGTGGGGGTTGGTTTTCCGCTGTGTCGAGTGGTCGGCATCGTTTGCCTCTCCAGTGGCGCCGTTTTAGATGCCGCCCTTGGACGTTTCCGAGGCAAGGGCGGCGATGAACAGACGCTGCTCAGATCAATGCTCGACACGTTGAAAACAGGCGACATTTTGTTGGGCGATGCTTACTACGCAACCTACTTCCTTCTGTGCGAGTTGCAACGAAGAGGTATCGATGGCGTGTTCGAACAATATGGCGCTCGACGGCGCAGTACGGACTTTCGCTTGGGGCAGAGTCTCGGTTCGGAAGATCATTTGATCGAGTTGAAAAAGCCCGAAAGAAGGCCACCCTGGATGAGTCAGGCGCATTACGAACAGGCGCCTGAAAGACTGACAGTGCGGGAGCTGAAGGCTGGCGGAAAGACATTGGTGACCACGTTGCATTGCCCGAGGCAGACACCCAAAACAGCCCTCAAATCTTTGTACAAGGGGCGATGGCATGTCGAGCTGGATTTGCGAAATCTCAAAGCTACGCTGGGACTTGGAAAGTTGAGCTGCAAAACCCCAGGCATGGCAGTAAAGGAGTTATGGGTCTATCTGTTAGCTCACAATATGATCCGAATGCTGATGGCACAATCGGCTCTGTTAGCTGACTGTTTACCTCGCGAACTGAGCTTCAAACACAGCCTTCAGCTATGGCTGGCGCTGCGACAATATGGCAGCCCTGAAGAAGAGAATGGCCTTTCAAATTTATTGACGCTGATCGCTCAAAGGCGCGTTGGAAACCGGCCTGGTCGTATCGAGCCGCGAGCCATAAAACGAAGACCTCAAGCCTACCCCTTGCTGACCAAACCACGTCGGTCAGCAAGGGCAGATGTCAGGAAAAATGGGCACGCAAAACATGTTAAGTAA
- a CDS encoding Imm50 family immunity protein, whose translation MWTSLISDKKQWISVFGDKYTPKSLNISYAIFKDNSIKLKLYAPIEENKCPEKWLSNEHNKYEFELLFNQVCDVKISNFSFYGPIHIDITNNKNQNDIHIEINNYCKLACTAQSISAINIKAYHNDNSA comes from the coding sequence ATGTGGACATCTTTAATATCCGACAAAAAACAATGGATTTCTGTTTTCGGGGATAAATACACACCTAAAAGCCTCAACATCTCCTACGCGATCTTCAAGGACAACTCTATAAAACTTAAATTATACGCTCCCATAGAGGAAAATAAATGCCCGGAAAAATGGCTAAGCAACGAACACAACAAGTATGAATTTGAGTTATTATTCAACCAGGTATGCGATGTAAAAATCTCAAACTTTAGCTTTTATGGCCCCATACATATAGACATCACAAACAATAAAAACCAAAACGACATACATATAGAAATCAATAACTATTGCAAACTTGCTTGTACAGCACAAAGCATTTCTGCGATAAATATAAAAGCCTACCACAATGATAACTCAGCCTAA